A single genomic interval of Streptomyces sp. NBC_01296 harbors:
- a CDS encoding DinB family protein, protein MIDEQRTRPVLVGDERATLTSVLQWQRDTLMMKCAGLTDEQLRRKAVAPSGLSLLGLVRHLAEVERSWFRNVLNDEDVRGYFPKNEAGEWTDFHVEDADPAESLKVWEETCARSRAIVDAAGSLDVTGHYGDEAYSLHYILAHMIEEYARHNGHADLLREAIDGVTGE, encoded by the coding sequence ATGATCGACGAACAGCGGACCCGGCCCGTGCTGGTGGGTGACGAGCGCGCCACCCTGACCAGCGTTCTGCAGTGGCAGCGGGACACCCTGATGATGAAGTGCGCGGGGCTGACGGACGAGCAGTTGCGGCGCAAGGCCGTCGCGCCGTCCGGGCTGTCCCTGCTCGGGTTGGTCCGGCACCTGGCGGAGGTCGAGCGGAGCTGGTTCCGCAACGTCCTGAACGACGAGGACGTACGCGGCTACTTTCCGAAGAACGAGGCCGGGGAGTGGACGGACTTCCACGTCGAGGACGCGGACCCGGCCGAGTCGCTCAAGGTCTGGGAGGAGACGTGCGCGCGCTCCCGGGCGATCGTGGACGCCGCCGGGTCGCTCGATGTGACGGGGCACTACGGCGACGAGGCGTACTCGCTGCACTACATCCTGGCCCACATGATCGAGGAGTACGCCCGGCACAACGGGCATGCAGACCTGCTGCGCGAGGCGATCGACGGCGTGACGGGGGAGTAG
- a CDS encoding AraC family transcriptional regulator, which produces MDTLSGLLEGPKARGAFLLKSVFNPPWAVRIEDRAPLSVVTMVHGAGWLLPDGGTPVLIGPGDVAVVRGPEPYTLADAPGTPVQITVDPDQRCSTQAGEDVSESMALGVRTWGAEFQDAGSAVMLSGTYQAPSEIGRRLLGALPTVLVRPAAAADATLIGLLASEISRDDPGQELVLDRLLDLLLIGVLRTWLADPGSGAPGWYRAQGDPVVGRALRLLHENPAHGWTVEELAQKAGVSRASLARRFAELVGEPPMAYLTGWRLALAADLLREPDATVATVARRVGYSSAFALSTAFKRVRGVSPQEFRTGAGAPAAGPPAAGPPRTVVLPDTA; this is translated from the coding sequence ATGGACACGCTGAGCGGCCTCCTCGAAGGACCCAAAGCCCGGGGCGCCTTCCTCCTCAAGTCCGTTTTCAACCCGCCGTGGGCGGTGCGGATCGAGGACAGGGCCCCGCTGTCGGTGGTCACGATGGTGCACGGGGCGGGCTGGCTGCTCCCCGACGGGGGCACGCCCGTGCTGATCGGCCCCGGGGACGTGGCCGTCGTACGGGGGCCCGAGCCGTACACGCTGGCGGACGCCCCGGGAACGCCGGTGCAGATCACGGTGGACCCGGACCAGCGGTGCAGCACGCAGGCGGGCGAGGACGTCAGCGAGTCCATGGCGCTGGGGGTGCGGACCTGGGGCGCGGAGTTCCAGGACGCCGGGTCGGCGGTGATGCTGAGCGGCACCTACCAGGCGCCGAGCGAGATTGGCCGCCGGCTGCTGGGCGCGCTGCCGACGGTGCTGGTCCGACCGGCGGCGGCCGCGGACGCCACCCTGATCGGGCTGCTCGCCTCGGAGATCTCCCGGGACGACCCGGGCCAGGAGCTCGTCCTGGACCGGCTGTTGGACCTGCTGCTGATCGGGGTGCTGCGTACGTGGCTCGCGGACCCCGGATCGGGGGCCCCGGGCTGGTACCGGGCGCAGGGCGATCCGGTGGTCGGGCGGGCGCTGCGGCTGCTGCACGAGAACCCGGCCCACGGCTGGACGGTGGAGGAGCTCGCGCAGAAGGCCGGGGTCTCCCGGGCCTCGCTGGCGCGGCGGTTCGCGGAGCTGGTCGGGGAGCCGCCGATGGCCTACCTGACGGGGTGGCGCCTGGCCCTGGCGGCCGATCTGCTGCGGGAGCCGGACGCCACGGTGGCGACGGTGGCCCGACGGGTGGGCTACAGCTCGGCGTTCGCTCTGTCGACGGCCTTCAAGCGGGTCCGCGGGGTCAGCCCGCAGGAGTTCCGTACGGGGGCCGGCGCCCCGGCCGCCGGGCCGCCGGCCGCGGGGCCCCCGCGCACGGTGGTCCTGCCGGACACGGCTTAG
- a CDS encoding epoxide hydrolase family protein: protein MSDLGEWAHAFRVDVAERELEDLAERLDRVRWPDELPGVGRAYGMPLGELQELVRYWRTGYDWRAAEARLNEWPQYTTVIDGAQVHFAHVRSPEPDATPLLMTHGWPGSFVEFQRVAGPLTDPRAHGGDPADAFHLVLPHIPGFGLSGPTRETGWEFKRVARAFGVLMERLGYAEYGVQGGDWGAAVSRELGRIRPGNVVGVHLNLLPGGGATEKPGAEELAGLSEAERERTLASWERYRVWARERQGYADIQATRPQTLAYGLNDSPVGLLAWIGEKFAEWSDPGCPIDRDQMLTNVMLYWLTGTAGSAARIYYERAHADYYGLPPEVSATPTALADFPRDNFVPLRHIAAHTDSVVRWTSYERGGHFPAMEVPELLVGDIRAFFRGLRSGR from the coding sequence ATGAGTGATCTTGGGGAGTGGGCGCACGCGTTTCGGGTTGATGTGGCCGAGCGGGAGCTCGAGGACCTGGCCGAGCGGCTGGATCGGGTGCGGTGGCCCGATGAGTTGCCGGGGGTGGGGCGGGCTTACGGGATGCCGCTCGGGGAGTTGCAGGAGCTCGTGCGGTACTGGCGTACCGGGTACGACTGGCGGGCCGCCGAGGCGCGGTTGAACGAGTGGCCGCAGTACACCACCGTCATCGATGGGGCTCAGGTGCACTTCGCGCACGTGCGCTCGCCCGAGCCGGATGCCACGCCTCTGCTGATGACCCATGGCTGGCCCGGATCCTTCGTCGAGTTCCAGCGGGTGGCCGGGCCGCTGACCGATCCGCGGGCGCACGGTGGGGATCCCGCCGATGCCTTTCATCTGGTGTTGCCCCACATACCGGGCTTCGGCCTGTCCGGGCCGACCCGGGAGACCGGCTGGGAGTTCAAGCGGGTCGCGCGGGCCTTCGGGGTGCTGATGGAGCGGCTCGGGTACGCGGAGTACGGGGTGCAGGGCGGGGACTGGGGGGCCGCCGTGTCGCGGGAGCTCGGGAGGATCAGGCCGGGGAACGTGGTGGGGGTGCACCTGAACCTGTTGCCCGGCGGCGGGGCGACCGAGAAGCCCGGGGCCGAGGAACTGGCCGGGCTGAGTGAGGCGGAGCGGGAGCGGACGCTGGCTTCGTGGGAGCGGTACCGGGTCTGGGCGCGGGAGCGGCAGGGGTACGCCGACATCCAGGCGACCCGGCCGCAGACCCTCGCGTACGGACTGAACGACTCGCCGGTCGGGCTGCTCGCCTGGATCGGGGAGAAGTTCGCCGAGTGGAGTGATCCTGGGTGCCCGATCGACCGGGACCAGATGCTGACCAACGTGATGCTGTACTGGCTGACGGGGACCGCCGGGTCCGCCGCGCGGATCTACTACGAGCGCGCGCATGCGGACTACTACGGACTGCCCCCCGAGGTGTCGGCCACGCCGACCGCGTTGGCCGACTTCCCCCGCGACAATTTCGTTCCGCTGCGGCACATCGCCGCGCACACCGACTCCGTCGTGCGCTGGACCTCGTACGAACGGGGCGGGCACTTCCCCGCGATGGAGGTGCCGGAGCTGCTGGTCGGGGACATCCGGGCCTTCTTCCGGGGGCTGCGGTCCGGGAGGTGA
- a CDS encoding DUF4287 domain-containing protein: MSEPVKGPASYFPSIEKKYGRPVAQWKDLIRSSPLSKHMELVSWLKTEHGLGHGHANALVAHTLGEDAGRARA, translated from the coding sequence ATGAGCGAGCCGGTGAAGGGCCCCGCCAGCTACTTCCCTTCGATCGAGAAGAAGTACGGACGTCCCGTCGCGCAATGGAAGGACCTGATCCGGTCCTCTCCGCTGAGCAAGCACATGGAGCTCGTCTCCTGGCTCAAGACCGAGCACGGACTGGGGCACGGCCACGCCAACGCCCTCGTCGCGCACACCCTCGGCGAGGACGCGGGGCGGGCCCGAGCCTGA
- a CDS encoding GNAT family N-acetyltransferase has translation MSTSALRLEPVTAANFDAVCAIRVRPDQAHLVSPVVKSLAEAYVHGETAWPRAVVDGDEVVGFVMAFVDIAWAPERDPADIRSGIWRLNVDAAHQAKGYGRFAVRAVAAELRRRGADRAYVTWEPGPGTPEPFYLGLGFRLTGEASGSQTVGVLDLPPA, from the coding sequence ATGAGCACCTCCGCACTCCGCCTGGAGCCGGTCACCGCAGCCAACTTCGACGCGGTGTGCGCGATACGGGTACGCCCCGACCAGGCCCACCTCGTCTCCCCCGTGGTCAAGTCCCTGGCCGAGGCCTACGTCCACGGGGAAACCGCCTGGCCGCGCGCCGTCGTCGACGGCGACGAGGTCGTCGGCTTCGTCATGGCCTTCGTCGACATCGCCTGGGCCCCGGAGCGGGACCCCGCCGACATCCGCTCGGGCATCTGGCGCCTGAACGTCGATGCCGCCCACCAGGCCAAGGGCTACGGCCGCTTCGCGGTCCGGGCCGTCGCCGCCGAGCTCCGGCGCCGCGGCGCCGACCGCGCGTACGTCACCTGGGAGCCCGGCCCCGGCACCCCCGAGCCGTTCTACCTGGGCCTCGGCTTCCGCCTCACCGGCGAGGCGAGCGGCAGCCAGACCGTCGGCGTACTGGACCTCCCGCCCGCCTAA
- a CDS encoding flavoprotein — protein MTPTRTLYLLCSAAPPVFDVAHVVEDAQSRGWDVCLGLTPTAAHWLAGSLDGLAALTGHPVRWQYKLPGEPDVWPAADAILFAPATFNSLNSWALGLTDRFAIGVAAEAIGKGTPVVTMPCTNAALAVHPQFDQSLATLRGAGVTVLYGEDGFVPGPAGPDAPSHFPWPVALTALDAVTAPRIP, from the coding sequence ATGACCCCCACGAGGACGCTCTACCTGCTCTGCTCCGCCGCCCCGCCCGTATTCGACGTGGCCCACGTCGTCGAGGACGCCCAGTCCCGCGGCTGGGACGTCTGTCTCGGCCTCACCCCGACCGCCGCGCACTGGCTCGCCGGAAGCCTCGACGGCCTTGCCGCCCTGACCGGTCACCCCGTGCGCTGGCAGTACAAGCTCCCCGGCGAGCCCGACGTATGGCCGGCCGCCGACGCCATCCTCTTCGCCCCGGCGACCTTCAACTCCCTCAACTCCTGGGCCCTCGGCCTCACCGACCGCTTCGCCATCGGCGTCGCCGCCGAGGCGATCGGCAAGGGCACCCCCGTCGTCACCATGCCCTGCACGAATGCCGCCCTCGCCGTGCACCCCCAGTTCGACCAGTCCCTGGCCACCCTGCGCGGCGCCGGCGTCACCGTCCTCTACGGCGAGGACGGCTTCGTCCCCGGCCCGGCCGGCCCCGACGCCCCGTCCCATTTCCCGTGGCCGGTGGCCCTCACCGCCCTGGACGCCGTGACCGCCCCGCGCATCCCCTGA
- a CDS encoding NmrA family NAD(P)-binding protein encodes MTRTPQHTNSADPAVLVIGGNGKTGRRVAEKLRLQGRPVRIGSRTGAPAFDWNAPVTWGPALEGVDRVYVTYYPDLAFPGAAEQIGAFSQAAVAAGARRLVLLSGRGEEAAQRAEESLKASGADWTVVRSSWFNQNFDESFFLEPVRAGEIALPTADAVEAFVDADDIADVVVAALGDDRHIGGTYELSGPRLISFTDVAAELSKATGRTITYVPVSQEAYRAVLREHGLPEEFADLFTLILDGRNAHLVDGVEEVLGRKPKDFAEFARDAAATGVWDV; translated from the coding sequence ATGACACGGACACCGCAGCACACGAACTCCGCCGACCCCGCCGTCCTCGTCATCGGGGGCAACGGCAAGACCGGCCGGCGCGTCGCCGAGAAGCTCCGGCTCCAGGGCCGCCCGGTCCGGATCGGCTCCCGTACCGGAGCCCCTGCTTTCGACTGGAACGCCCCCGTCACCTGGGGCCCGGCGCTGGAGGGCGTCGACCGGGTGTACGTGACCTACTACCCCGACCTGGCCTTCCCGGGGGCCGCCGAGCAGATCGGCGCGTTCTCGCAGGCGGCCGTGGCCGCCGGGGCGCGCCGCCTGGTCCTGCTGTCCGGCAGGGGCGAGGAGGCCGCGCAGCGCGCCGAGGAGAGCCTGAAGGCGTCCGGCGCCGACTGGACGGTCGTCAGGTCCAGCTGGTTCAACCAGAACTTCGACGAGAGCTTCTTCCTGGAGCCCGTACGGGCCGGGGAGATCGCCCTGCCGACCGCCGACGCCGTGGAGGCCTTCGTCGACGCCGACGACATCGCCGACGTGGTGGTGGCCGCGCTGGGCGACGACCGGCACATCGGCGGGACGTACGAGCTGTCCGGACCGCGGCTGATCAGCTTCACCGACGTCGCCGCCGAGCTGTCGAAGGCGACGGGGCGCACGATCACGTACGTCCCCGTCTCCCAGGAGGCGTACCGGGCGGTGCTCCGCGAGCACGGCCTGCCGGAGGAGTTCGCCGACCTGTTCACGCTGATCCTGGACGGGCGCAACGCGCATCTGGTGGACGGGGTGGAGGAGGTGCTCGGCCGGAAGCCGAAGGACTTCGCCGAGTTCGCCCGTGACGCGGCGGCGACCGGTGTCTGGGACGTCTGA